Sequence from the Streptomyces sp. NBC_00358 genome:
GGTCCAAGTCGCGCGCGGCGGCGAGCACATGACCGACGAGGGAGCGTCCGCAGATGTCGTGCAGGACCTTGGGTGTGGCCGATTTCATACGGGTGCCCTCACCCGCTGCGAGAACGACGACGGCTGCCGGGCGATTGGCGCTCACGGGTTTGCCCTTCGGCTTCGGATGACGTGGGGTGTGGACATCCGCAGGATACCGGGGCGAATCAGGAGGCATGTGGGAGAGGGCCCTGATCACGATGTCAGGACCCGAATCGACCGAGGCTCCCCCGCCAGGACTCGAACCCGGACAGATGGCACCAAAAGCCACAGTGCTGCCAATTACACCACGGGGGAATGAACCCGATCGAACCGGACAATTGGTCGGCTCGTCGAGTCGGCACCCAACACTATGCCGTACCGGGTGCCCTCCGTGCGACGGTACAACTCGGGGCTCCCCGTGCGGCAGATGGCCGGGGGGCCGGGCGGGCGCCTGCGGTGTTTCGCGGCGTTCGTGACGTCCCGGTGTTTGCGTTCCTGTGCTTGCGCCCTTGAGTTCGTGTCGGGCCCGACGGCCTTGCGGGGGCGGTGACCGCCCGCGGGGTGTGGTGTAGGCCAGTAGCCAAAACTCACCGGAAATGGGCCGGGGGGCGACCGTAGGCTGGAGGCATGACCACGACGGGGGAAGAGCACACCGCGGCCAGGACCGGGCCGTGGTGGTGGGTCGGATGGCGCGGTGCGGTGCTGGACGCGGGGCTCGCCCTGGTGTCCGCGGTCGAGTGCGGCGGCGAGGGGGTCCGCTTCGCGCACGACGCGGGGCTGCCCGCTCCGGTGGGTGTCGCGTTCGGGGCGATGGCCGGGTCCGTACTGCTGGTGCGGAGGAAGTGGCCGATCGCGGTCGTCCTGGTGTCCATCGCCATCACGCCCGCCCAGATGGGCTACCTGATGGGGCTCGTCGGGCTGTACACGCTCGCCGCGTCCGAGCTGCCGCGCCGCATCACCGCGGCGCTGGCGGGCATGTCGTTCGCCGGCATGCTGATCGTCACGTTCGTCCGGGCGCACCAGAGCGTGGTGCGCGGGGACGTGACGATGGGCAACTGGTTCGTCCCGTTCGCCTCCATCACGACGGCGATCGGGATGACCGCGCCGCCCGTGCTGCTCGGGCTGTACATGGGGGCCAGGCGGCGGCTGATGGAGAGCCTGCGGGAGCGGGCGGACTCGCTGGAGCGGGAGTTGCAGCTGCTCGCGGAGCGGGCGGAGGAGCGGGCGGAGTGGGCGCGCAACGAGGAGCGGACCCGGATCGCGCGGGAGATGCACGACGTGGTCGCGCACCGGGTCTCCCTGATGGTCGTGCACGCGGCGGCCCTTCAGGCGGTCGCCCGGAAGGATCCCGAGAAGGCCGTGAGGAACGCCGCCCTGGTGGGTGACATGGGGCGTCAGGCGCTCACGGAACTGCGGGAGATGCTGGGCGTGCTGCGCTCGGGGGACGGGCTGGCCGCGCGGGTGCCGTCGGTGCCGCTGGCGGCGGTGGGGGTGGCCGCGGCCGCCGCGGCGTCGCGGGCGGCGGACGATTCCGGGGCGGGCGAGGGGCCGAGTCTGGCCGAGATCGACGAGCTGATCGGGCAGTCGGCGGCGGCCGGGATGGTCGTGGCCCTGTCGGTCGAGGGGGACACGCGCGGGTACGCCCGGGAGATCGAGCAGACCGCCTACCGGGTGGTGCAGGAGGCGTTGACGAACGTCCACAAGCACGCGGCGGGGGCGAAGACGTACGTCCGGCTGGCGCATCGGGTGTCCGAGATCGCGATGCAGGTGGAGAACGAGTGTCCGCCGGAGGTGGGGGTGGGGTCGTCCGTGCGGTTGCCCAGCGGGGGGAACGGGCTGCTGGGCATGAAGGAGCGGGTGGCCGCCCTGGG
This genomic interval carries:
- a CDS encoding sensor histidine kinase; translated protein: MTTTGEEHTAARTGPWWWVGWRGAVLDAGLALVSAVECGGEGVRFAHDAGLPAPVGVAFGAMAGSVLLVRRKWPIAVVLVSIAITPAQMGYLMGLVGLYTLAASELPRRITAALAGMSFAGMLIVTFVRAHQSVVRGDVTMGNWFVPFASITTAIGMTAPPVLLGLYMGARRRLMESLRERADSLERELQLLAERAEERAEWARNEERTRIAREMHDVVAHRVSLMVVHAAALQAVARKDPEKAVRNAALVGDMGRQALTELREMLGVLRSGDGLAARVPSVPLAAVGVAAAAAASRAADDSGAGEGPSLAEIDELIGQSAAAGMVVALSVEGDTRGYAREIEQTAYRVVQEALTNVHKHAAGAKTYVRLAHRVSEIAMQVENECPPEVGVGSSVRLPSGGNGLLGMKERVAALGGVFVSGPTDAGGFRVSAVIPA